A portion of the Simkania negevensis Z genome contains these proteins:
- a CDS encoding glycosyltransferase family 9 protein, with protein MKAAVICSQGIGDGLLMMVASHRLFSRGYRVTTYQNALHQLSKWFPDHQFKKRSSLEDLDKLNQLLSPYDLIILQNDNSPLSKSIIELYKQGKLHNLSVFYSSYEKGKHAPLTSWDRIFDRSRPMVDNIAEAVASVLQCTQISKNNGLVIPAGLEKGQYTKRVLIHPTSTTLYGTWDSYKFIEVANLLAYKGYEVVFCVSPQERPEWVPLVEGSFQLPIFPTLSELAAYVYESSFLIGNDSGPGHLASNLHIPTLIIASCRKRMALWRPGWFAGKVLTPSRFIPNFKGSRLREKKWKVFISPKRVLRTFQFMQMRKRYK; from the coding sequence ATGAAAGCTGCAGTCATTTGTTCCCAAGGTATCGGAGATGGGCTCCTAATGATGGTTGCCTCTCACCGTCTCTTTTCAAGAGGCTACAGGGTGACGACCTACCAAAACGCCCTTCACCAACTCAGCAAATGGTTTCCCGACCACCAGTTTAAAAAGCGGTCTTCCCTTGAAGACCTTGACAAACTGAATCAGCTTCTAAGCCCCTACGATCTCATCATTCTCCAAAACGACAATAGCCCCCTCTCCAAAAGTATCATCGAACTCTACAAACAAGGGAAACTCCATAATCTCAGCGTTTTTTACTCGAGTTATGAAAAAGGAAAACATGCCCCCTTAACTTCTTGGGACCGGATTTTTGATCGGTCTCGTCCCATGGTTGATAACATTGCCGAAGCAGTTGCATCTGTTCTCCAATGCACTCAAATCTCAAAAAATAATGGTCTTGTCATACCAGCAGGACTGGAAAAGGGGCAATATACCAAGCGGGTTCTCATTCATCCCACAAGTACCACCCTCTATGGCACATGGGATTCCTACAAATTTATCGAAGTAGCAAATCTCCTCGCCTACAAAGGGTACGAAGTTGTCTTTTGTGTTAGCCCTCAAGAAAGACCGGAGTGGGTTCCTCTCGTCGAAGGAAGCTTTCAACTCCCTATTTTTCCAACGTTGAGTGAACTCGCAGCTTATGTTTATGAATCGAGCTTTTTAATTGGAAACGATTCTGGCCCCGGACACCTCGCCTCAAATCTACACATCCCCACCCTCATCATCGCTTCTTGCCGCAAACGAATGGCCTTATGGCGTCCCGGCTGGTTTGCAGGAAAAGTCCTCACCCCCTCTCGCTTCATTCCTAACTTTAAAGGATCTCGCCTGCGCGAAAAAAAATGGAAAGTCTTCATTTCTCCAAAGCGGGTCTTACGCACGTTTCAATTCATGCAAATGAGGAAACGTTATAAGTGA
- the nadC gene encoding carboxylating nicotinate-nucleotide diphosphorylase: MDAKLQQEITRNIELALLEDQVDNDITSHACFAPSCTGIAKLILKEDAIIAGLIFLPLICEAVDPKVEVKLHKEEGKIGNKGDLLATAKGPVRSLLALERTAINFIQHATSIATQTSRYVQEVKGKCDILDTRKTLPGHRFLQKYAVRIGGGKNHRLHLGDQILIKDNHLSQLGNETAYPIKESLHRARAHAPNKKIQIEVDSLSGLKCALEFKPDAILLDNMSPEEIKQAVELCPEGIYLEASGGINLTTIRSYAETGIHGISIGRLTHSIDAIDMSFKI, encoded by the coding sequence ATGGATGCAAAACTACAACAAGAAATCACCCGCAATATCGAACTTGCCCTTCTTGAAGATCAGGTCGATAATGACATCACCTCACATGCATGCTTTGCTCCCTCATGCACGGGAATTGCAAAACTCATTTTGAAAGAGGATGCTATCATTGCAGGTTTGATTTTTCTTCCTTTGATTTGTGAAGCAGTCGATCCAAAAGTTGAAGTGAAACTGCACAAAGAAGAGGGGAAGATAGGAAATAAAGGCGATCTCTTGGCCACGGCTAAGGGCCCCGTCAGATCCCTACTCGCATTGGAACGAACTGCCATCAACTTCATTCAGCATGCGACAAGTATTGCAACGCAAACTAGCCGCTATGTGCAGGAAGTTAAAGGAAAATGTGACATTTTAGACACGCGCAAAACCTTGCCTGGCCACCGTTTTTTACAAAAGTATGCAGTCCGTATAGGGGGTGGGAAGAACCATCGACTTCATTTGGGAGATCAGATTCTCATCAAAGATAACCACCTCTCGCAGCTTGGAAATGAAACAGCCTATCCTATCAAGGAAAGTCTCCATCGCGCTCGAGCTCATGCCCCCAATAAAAAAATTCAGATTGAAGTCGATAGCCTAAGCGGATTAAAATGCGCTTTAGAATTTAAACCTGATGCCATTTTGCTCGATAACATGAGTCCCGAGGAGATAAAGCAAGCTGTCGAACTATGCCCTGAAGGGATCTATTTAGAAGCCTCAGGTGGAATAAATTTAACAACAATTCGCTCATACGCAGAAACCGGCATCCACGGAATTTCGATTGGACGACTAACCCATTCAATTGATGCCATCGATATGAGCTTTAAAATTTAG
- a CDS encoding MFS transporter, protein MLYSKIQNWNLPLVDMKARAGRSPSFTKLLSIIGICSGCVMMGLVFTMVNATIPVIQQALGVPLHQMQWMMMVFGLINCAFLVTSGRLADMLGRKKVFLVGLTSSGIGMLIGGLSHSGIGLITSMSFAGLGNAILLPVSQAMLVSEFPEAQKSHAVGIWAAAIACAMALGPLVGGIISIEFGWRWVFWSVIPVFIISLILIALFSKDSKNTVDPPVGDYKGMFFLGIGLTTSVLAATESNRFPWVVTALLSLIAVLAFLALWKNSKTITHPILLPQLIRNRTFLSASVGSACLVFYIWATFFLLPIYLQEVRQLSSLGSGLIMLAITIPVVILSPIVGKRYQAHNAWIFALAGFICLLVSSTVQGTLDESSQIFLIVLTLLIFGVGYXLIFGPTATAAISTVPPHKAGIASGSFVTVQEIGGTLGLALVVTTVRLHTPLMHGLQKGDYVLIGISLIGCIACLFLKPRAAKRSR, encoded by the coding sequence ATGCTTTATTCAAAAATCCAAAATTGGAACTTGCCACTCGTAGATATGAAAGCCCGAGCAGGTAGAAGCCCTTCATTTACAAAACTCCTAAGTATCATCGGAATTTGTTCTGGCTGCGTCATGATGGGCCTCGTCTTCACCATGGTAAATGCGACCATTCCTGTCATCCAACAAGCTCTCGGAGTTCCGCTTCATCAAATGCAATGGATGATGATGGTTTTTGGCCTGATCAATTGCGCTTTCCTTGTAACAAGTGGAAGACTCGCAGATATGCTCGGAAGAAAAAAAGTCTTTTTGGTCGGACTAACCTCTTCAGGAATTGGCATGCTGATCGGAGGCTTAAGCCATAGCGGGATTGGGCTCATCACAAGTATGAGTTTTGCCGGGCTCGGAAATGCGATTCTACTCCCTGTTTCGCAAGCCATGCTTGTTTCTGAATTCCCCGAAGCCCAAAAGAGTCATGCCGTAGGTATTTGGGCTGCTGCAATCGCCTGCGCGATGGCACTTGGCCCTCTTGTAGGTGGCATCATCTCTATAGAATTTGGCTGGCGGTGGGTTTTTTGGTCTGTCATTCCCGTGTTTATCATTAGCTTAATTCTCATTGCATTGTTTTCTAAAGATAGTAAAAACACCGTTGACCCACCTGTTGGAGATTACAAAGGGATGTTTTTTCTTGGAATCGGACTGACAACCTCTGTCCTTGCAGCCACTGAATCCAACCGTTTCCCATGGGTTGTAACCGCTCTCTTATCACTCATTGCCGTTTTGGCTTTTCTTGCTTTATGGAAAAATAGTAAAACAATCACCCACCCCATCTTACTGCCACAACTCATACGAAATCGGACTTTTCTCTCCGCTTCTGTAGGAAGTGCATGTTTAGTTTTTTACATTTGGGCCACTTTCTTTTTACTTCCTATCTATCTTCAAGAAGTGCGCCAACTTTCTTCTTTGGGTTCAGGCCTCATCATGCTAGCAATTACGATTCCGGTTGTCATTCTCTCACCTATTGTTGGCAAACGCTACCAAGCCCATAATGCCTGGATCTTTGCCCTTGCAGGGTTCATTTGTCTTCTAGTTTCTTCAACTGTGCAAGGCACCTTAGATGAATCCTCTCAGATTTTCTTGATCGTACTCACACTTCTCATTTTTGGAGTGGGGTATGKTCTGATTTTCGGTCCCACTGCCACAGCTGCCATTTCAACTGTTCCTCCTCATAAAGCGGGAATTGCTTCTGGATCTTTTGTCACCGTCCAAGAAATTGGAGGAACTCTTGGCCTTGCCCTTGTTGTCACAACCGTTCGCCTTCATACTCCTCTCATGCATGGTCTACAAAAAGGAGATTATGTTCTGATTGGAATTAGTCTCATAGGCTGTATCGCTTGCCTGTTTTTAAAGCCTCGGGCAGCAAAGCGCTCTAGATAA
- the groL gene encoding chaperonin GroEL (60 kDa chaperone family; promotes refolding of misfolded polypeptides especially under stressful conditions; forms two stacked rings of heptamers to form a barrel-shaped 14mer; ends can be capped by GroES; misfolded proteins enter the barrel where they are refolded when GroES binds) yields MTSTPKELIFEEEARAKLKEGIDKLADTVGVTLGPKGKNVGLESSWGAPTITNDGNSIVKDIELKDPYANMGVSMGKEVARKIKDKSGDGTTTGIILLRALVKDGVRNIASGASPINVKRGMEKAVNRVLEELDALATPVEKAEAIENIATVSASGNREIGKVIYEAIDKVGKSGVITIEEGKGTTTTIEMVEGMQFDRGYTSPYFCTNAENMLVEMDQAHLLITDKKISAIQEILPLLQAVAASGQSLLIIAEDIEGDALSTLVVNKLRGTLKIAAVKAPGFGDRRKAILEDIAVLTGATVVSEDKGMHLKDATLEVLGKAEKIEISKDSTTIVGGMGQREDIDARLKQIDAEIENASSDYDREKLEERKAKLQGGVAVIRVGAPTEPEMKQKKQAFEDSLNSTRAAQESGFVPGGGVALLRASAKLRDMKLDAEEQVGAAIVMHACSAPFKQIVENCGKDSSIYLEEVLSKKNNIGFNAITEEVEDLIKAQVIDPTKVVKNALKFAASTAGVILLSEALIIDAPDDDEESA; encoded by the coding sequence ATGACTTCGACACCCAAAGAGCTGATTTTCGAAGAAGAAGCACGCGCAAAGTTGAAAGAAGGAATTGACAAGCTTGCTGATACAGTCGGCGTTACGCTTGGACCCAAAGGAAAGAATGTAGGACTCGAGTCCAGCTGGGGTGCTCCAACCATCACAAACGATGGGAACAGCATCGTCAAAGACATTGAACTGAAAGACCCTTATGCCAACATGGGTGTTTCGATGGGAAAAGAAGTTGCACGTAAAATCAAAGACAAGTCGGGCGATGGAACCACAACTGGAATCATTCTTTTGCGCGCACTTGTCAAAGATGGGGTCCGTAATATCGCATCAGGTGCTAGCCCGATCAACGTGAAACGTGGAATGGAAAAAGCTGTAAATCGCGTTCTAGAGGAGCTCGATGCGCTTGCCACACCCGTCGAAAAAGCTGAAGCTATTGAAAATATCGCCACAGTTTCTGCTTCTGGAAATAGAGAAATCGGAAAAGTGATTTATGAAGCCATTGACAAAGTAGGTAAGTCAGGTGTGATCACAATAGAAGAAGGAAAAGGAACCACAACGACGATTGAAATGGTTGAAGGGATGCAATTTGACCGCGGCTACACCAGTCCCTATTTCTGCACTAATGCAGAAAACATGCTGGTTGAAATGGATCAAGCGCACCTTCTCATCACTGATAAGAAAATTTCAGCCATCCAAGAAATCCTCCCTCTGCTTCAAGCTGTGGCTGCATCAGGCCAATCCCTTCTCATTATCGCTGAAGACATCGAAGGAGACGCTCTTTCAACGCTTGTCGTGAATAAACTTCGTGGCACGTTAAAAATTGCAGCTGTAAAAGCACCTGGATTTGGCGATCGTCGCAAAGCGATACTTGAAGACATTGCAGTGCTGACTGGTGCCACAGTTGTATCAGAAGATAAAGGAATGCACCTTAAAGATGCGACCTTGGAAGTCCTTGGAAAAGCAGAAAAAATTGAGATCAGCAAGGATTCGACAACCATTGTCGGTGGGATGGGTCAAAGAGAAGATATCGATGCACGGCTTAAGCAAATCGATGCAGAAATTGAAAATGCCTCTTCCGATTACGACCGAGAAAAACTTGAAGAACGTAAAGCTAAACTTCAAGGTGGCGTTGCCGTCATTCGTGTTGGCGCTCCAACAGAACCTGAGATGAAGCAAAAGAAACAGGCATTCGAAGATAGCTTGAATTCAACCCGTGCGGCTCAAGAAAGTGGCTTCGTTCCAGGAGGAGGAGTAGCCCTTTTGCGCGCAAGTGCAAAACTTCGCGATATGAAACTCGATGCCGAAGAACAAGTTGGCGCTGCAATCGTCATGCACGCTTGTTCTGCTCCCTTTAAACAAATCGTCGAGAATTGTGGAAAGGACAGCTCAATTTATCTTGAAGAAGTCCTTAGCAAAAAAAATAACATCGGATTCAATGCCATAACCGAAGAAGTCGAAGACCTCATCAAAGCTCAAGTCATTGATCCCACCAAAGTGGTTAAAAATGCCTTGAAGTTTGCCGCTTCAACAGCTGGTGTGATCCTCCTCTCGGAAGCACTCATCATTGATGCTCCTGATGACGATGAAGAATCGGCTTAA
- a CDS encoding DUF2490 domain-containing protein yields the protein MKKWLLLLLVFPLTLFAKLFEDGDFQIWNTDAISIRLSPRSSFYGDIEFRYGDDVHKLYYKHIHLQLDWTLNRYFSIAPGFRFTWLRLNDKWVKENDPLIIFTLYLVNSRSLVVSNRCWFQYRNLPKELGGKHRILYRNRFQMLFPWKMGSSQINPYISDEIFVQKDWGFFENRAIIGALIPRSERAYFDFYYMYLSTKDHERKWVQSNVFGAGVQFYF from the coding sequence GTGAAAAAATGGCTTCTCCTCCTCCTAGTCTTTCCTTTGACGCTCTTTGCAAAACTATTTGAAGATGGAGATTTCCAAATCTGGAATACTGATGCGATCAGCATCCGACTCTCTCCTAGAAGTTCCTTTTATGGAGATATCGAATTCCGCTATGGTGACGATGTTCACAAACTCTATTACAAACACATTCACCTTCAATTAGATTGGACTCTGAATCGTTATTTCTCAATCGCCCCTGGGTTTCGTTTCACTTGGCTCCGTCTCAACGATAAATGGGTCAAAGAAAACGACCCTCTCATCATATTCACCCTCTATTTAGTGAACTCACGTAGCTTAGTCGTATCAAATCGGTGTTGGTTTCAATACCGAAACCTCCCAAAAGAACTCGGTGGGAAACACCGCATACTCTATAGAAATCGATTTCAAATGCTCTTTCCTTGGAAAATGGGAAGCAGTCAGATCAATCCTTACATCTCTGACGAGATTTTTGTTCAAAAAGATTGGGGTTTTTTCGAAAACCGTGCAATCATCGGTGCCTTAATTCCACGAAGCGAGCGGGCCTATTTTGACTTCTATTACATGTATCTTTCCACTAAGGATCATGAGCGAAAGTGGGTTCAAAGTAATGTGTTTGGCGCGGGGGTGCAGTTTTATTTCTAG
- a CDS encoding DUF2490 domain-containing protein yields the protein MKKKFLIFFLFPISLFATVGENGDFQIWNENIVHFKIDPRVTLAVSNEYRWGDNGRKLFYKHLQPTLACEINSYITLKPGYRTIWLRASKGWAIFYDPFFECILHLLQSQHVEISNRNRITYSITPNKLGGKNAWQYRNRIHIYIPIKVRSYRFKLMLGDEVFFREGRGFSQNRAIAGFVFPRSERADFEFFYVYRNLKTRAHQWIYHNVLRLSANFYF from the coding sequence TTGAAAAAGAAGTTCCTTATATTTTTTCTTTTTCCGATTTCCCTCTTTGCAACCGTTGGGGAGAATGGAGATTTCCAGATTTGGAATGAAAATATCGTTCATTTCAAAATCGATCCAAGAGTCACTCTCGCTGTGAGCAATGAATACCGGTGGGGAGACAATGGTCGAAAGCTTTTTTACAAACACCTGCAACCGACGCTTGCATGTGAAATCAACTCTTACATCACCCTCAAACCAGGCTACAGGACGATCTGGTTAAGAGCTTCTAAGGGGTGGGCTATCTTCTACGACCCTTTTTTTGAATGCATCTTGCATTTGCTTCAAAGTCAACATGTTGAAATTTCAAATCGGAACCGGATTACATACTCAATTACCCCCAACAAACTTGGAGGCAAAAATGCCTGGCAATACCGTAATCGCATCCACATCTACATCCCTATAAAAGTTAGAAGCTACAGGTTTAAACTGATGCTTGGGGATGAAGTTTTCTTTCGTGAAGGACGAGGCTTTTCCCAAAACCGAGCGATCGCAGGGTTTGTTTTCCCCCGTAGTGAACGAGCCGATTTTGAGTTTTTCTATGTCTATCGCAATCTTAAAACCCGTGCACATCAATGGATTTATCACAATGTGCTCAGGCTCTCAGCCAATTTCTATTTTTAA
- a CDS encoding glycosyltransferase family 9 protein — protein sequence MKSVAIICAQGLGDGLLMMIVAHQLKKAGCNPTVFHNHVEELSALFSDIPILPHPPLDQLEQVIASFDQVVIENDHSERAYHLSRLRKKRKHESILFFFPTPSPLFQKGDFVFDSRLPVASNLKLGCQKSFNIKLATKENGIQIPKGKIHRRFPKRIVIHPTSNDPKRNWSSAQFLSLARSLQKDGFTVSFSVSPNERKDWLHVLGEGFELPIFTNLAEVAAYLYESGFLIGNDSGIGHLASNLSIPTLTISGNPKRVRLWRPDWHVGDVVTLQFPLPNFKGINCRIRENFWQHFISVPRTLRAFRKLKKSVE from the coding sequence ATGAAATCCGTTGCGATTATTTGCGCTCAAGGTTTGGGCGACGGTCTTCTCATGATGATTGTCGCCCATCAGCTCAAAAAAGCTGGATGTAATCCCACAGTTTTTCACAACCATGTTGAGGAACTTTCTGCTCTTTTTAGCGACATTCCCATTCTTCCTCATCCTCCACTCGATCAATTGGAACAAGTGATCGCTTCTTTTGACCAAGTCGTGATTGAAAATGATCATTCGGAGCGAGCTTACCATCTGTCTCGTCTTCGTAAAAAAAGAAAGCATGAAAGCATCCTCTTTTTTTTCCCAACCCCCTCTCCTCTCTTTCAAAAAGGGGACTTTGTCTTTGACTCCCGACTTCCCGTTGCCTCAAACTTGAAACTGGGATGCCAAAAAAGTTTCAACATTAAATTAGCAACTAAAGAAAATGGAATTCAAATCCCCAAAGGAAAAATCCATCGCCGCTTTCCCAAACGGATCGTGATCCACCCAACCAGTAACGATCCTAAAAGAAACTGGTCCTCCGCTCAGTTTCTCTCGCTGGCACGCTCACTCCAAAAAGATGGATTCACTGTCAGCTTTTCTGTGAGTCCCAATGAGCGAAAGGATTGGCTTCATGTCCTCGGAGAAGGGTTCGAACTTCCCATTTTCACAAATCTAGCGGAGGTTGCTGCCTACCTCTATGAATCGGGTTTTTTGATCGGGAATGATTCTGGGATCGGTCACTTAGCTTCAAATCTCTCGATTCCAACTCTCACAATTTCGGGCAATCCCAAGCGGGTCCGCTTATGGCGACCAGACTGGCATGTGGGAGATGTTGTGACTCTTCAGTTTCCTCTTCCAAACTTCAAAGGGATTAACTGCCGCATTCGGGAAAATTTTTGGCAGCACTTTATTTCCGTCCCGCGTACACTAAGGGCCTTTCGAAAGCTAAAAAAATCGGTTGAATGA
- a CDS encoding YkgJ family cysteine cluster protein: MSDLSLLDDIWYKDGLRFKCTSCGACCTGAPGYVWLEKKDIERLAKRLNLPQDVFLKRYTRQVGSRISLTEDPLSYDCVFLKDKKICTLYEDRPKQCKTFPFWKDVLESPEAWEETKERCEGIDHPDAPCIPLEEIQNQLD; this comes from the coding sequence GTGAGTGACCTTTCACTTCTTGATGATATTTGGTATAAAGATGGACTTCGTTTCAAGTGCACGAGTTGTGGTGCATGCTGCACAGGCGCACCAGGTTATGTTTGGTTAGAAAAAAAAGACATTGAACGTCTTGCTAAACGACTCAATTTGCCACAAGATGTTTTTCTCAAAAGATACACTCGCCAAGTAGGCAGCCGGATTTCTCTCACAGAAGACCCCCTTTCTTATGACTGCGTTTTTCTAAAAGATAAAAAAATCTGCACCCTTTATGAAGACCGTCCAAAACAGTGCAAAACGTTTCCTTTTTGGAAAGACGTTCTTGAATCTCCTGAAGCTTGGGAAGAAACAAAAGAGCGGTGTGAAGGAATCGATCATCCCGACGCTCCCTGCATTCCATTAGAAGAGATTCAAAATCAACTTGATTAA
- a CDS encoding phospho-sugar mutase: MNLPPEVQKRTQQWLKPPFDDETRHQVQNLLDHDPEALIDLFYTTISFGTGGMRGVMGIGTNRMNPYTIRAATQGLANYILKQREKDTPRVFIGYDCRKNSRKFAEETARVLAANGIEAHITKELRPTPYVSFGCRHLNCIAAVMITASHNPPEYNGYKVYWSDGAQVVPPHDTGIIEEVKKVDRQEDVKIVPFHHPLIHEVEQDVDEAYYEALTPLQNFPNDNEQSGSQLKLVYSSLHGTGITLMPEALKRWGFTDVSYVEKQTTPDGSFPTAHSPNPEQAEALYLGIEQLLREQRDLFIATDPDADRMGVVVNHHGEAVILNGNQVAALCLYYLCSTKSKLGTLPENGAAVTTIVTTDLFPLIASAFNLSCFQVLTGFKYIGEKIHEWENGLFSFLFGAEESLGYLYGTHSRDKDAMIAACLLSEIALQEKKRNKTLVDYLHAIYRQFGLFREKQLSVSFGTGREGAEKMKHLMSVLRGAPPREICGQQIVTYEDYQTGIKTHVHSGKKEKLILPKSNVLVFILEDESKFIIRPSGTEPKIKIYGMVHQKLKGDIDEGMHACDRRLDKILKTLKENHLS; encoded by the coding sequence ATGAATCTACCACCAGAAGTTCAAAAGCGGACTCAGCAGTGGCTTAAGCCCCCGTTTGACGACGAAACAAGACATCAAGTCCAAAACCTTCTTGATCACGATCCAGAAGCGCTCATCGATCTTTTCTACACGACAATTTCATTTGGAACTGGTGGGATGCGTGGCGTGATGGGAATCGGCACCAACCGGATGAATCCCTACACCATCCGCGCAGCCACACAAGGACTTGCTAATTACATTCTCAAGCAAAGAGAAAAAGACACTCCTCGCGTTTTTATTGGTTACGATTGCCGAAAAAACTCACGCAAGTTTGCTGAAGAAACAGCCCGCGTTTTAGCTGCCAACGGCATTGAAGCCCATATCACAAAAGAGCTCCGCCCCACACCATATGTTTCCTTTGGTTGTCGCCACCTCAATTGCATTGCAGCTGTGATGATCACCGCTTCTCACAACCCCCCTGAATATAATGGCTACAAAGTCTATTGGAGTGATGGTGCTCAAGTCGTTCCCCCCCACGATACGGGAATCATCGAAGAAGTCAAAAAAGTAGATCGGCAAGAAGACGTTAAAATCGTCCCCTTTCATCATCCTCTCATTCATGAAGTAGAGCAAGACGTAGACGAAGCATACTATGAGGCCTTAACACCTCTTCAAAACTTTCCCAATGACAACGAGCAATCCGGCTCGCAACTTAAACTCGTCTACTCGAGCCTCCATGGTACCGGAATCACCTTGATGCCTGAAGCTCTGAAACGGTGGGGCTTTACCGATGTTTCGTATGTTGAAAAGCAAACCACCCCCGACGGCTCTTTTCCAACAGCCCACTCTCCTAACCCAGAACAAGCAGAAGCTCTCTACCTTGGCATCGAGCAACTTTTGCGTGAACAGCGCGACCTCTTCATCGCGACAGATCCTGATGCCGATCGGATGGGAGTTGTGGTGAATCACCATGGAGAAGCTGTGATCCTCAATGGGAATCAAGTGGCAGCCCTTTGCCTCTATTACCTCTGCTCAACAAAGAGTAAACTGGGAACTCTGCCTGAAAACGGCGCTGCTGTCACAACAATTGTCACAACCGATCTCTTTCCTCTTATTGCGTCTGCCTTCAACTTGAGCTGCTTTCAAGTCCTCACAGGTTTTAAATACATTGGAGAAAAAATTCACGAATGGGAAAACGGCCTATTTTCCTTTCTTTTTGGTGCCGAAGAATCCCTTGGCTACCTTTACGGAACCCATTCTCGCGATAAAGATGCAATGATTGCTGCATGCCTTCTATCTGAAATTGCCCTTCAAGAAAAAAAGAGAAACAAAACACTCGTTGACTATCTTCATGCAATCTATCGCCAGTTTGGCCTCTTCCGAGAAAAACAACTTTCCGTCTCCTTTGGTACGGGGAGAGAAGGGGCTGAAAAAATGAAACACCTTATGAGTGTCTTAAGAGGAGCTCCTCCAAGAGAAATTTGCGGACAGCAAATCGTCACTTATGAAGATTATCAAACAGGGATCAAGACACACGTTCATTCAGGAAAAAAAGAAAAGCTCATCCTCCCTAAATCGAACGTTTTGGTCTTCATCTTAGAAGATGAAAGTAAGTTCATCATCCGCCCTTCTGGAACAGAACCAAAGATTAAAATCTATGGCATGGTCCATCAAAAACTCAAAGGAGATATTGATGAAGGGATGCATGCTTGCGACAGGCGCCTCGATAAAATCCTCAAAACACTCAAAGAAAATCACCTTTCATGA
- a CDS encoding metallophosphoesterase family protein, whose amino-acid sequence MRIAHISDLHFSKISKGITQFFSKAWIGNLNLLFNRGYNFSPERPYALIEPLKQGKVTDIIVSGDLTTTSSPTEFQLAEQFIDKLKEEGFQVYLIPGNHDHYTKRAHRRQRFYKHFPSKHSSDLPYNLADHGVTAKKLTLGWWLVLMDTTLATPLKSSNGYFSEKTEASLKKLLQDIPPQDKVLLVNHFPFFQHDKPNRWLKRGTVLEELLQNQPKVQLFLHGHTHRRCVADLRENGLPIILDSGSTAYCNGSWNLLDIEKDACKLQVFSWEDANWSHLETHNFRWKSE is encoded by the coding sequence TTGCGGATTGCACACATATCAGATCTTCACTTTTCTAAGATCTCTAAGGGAATCACTCAATTCTTTTCCAAAGCTTGGATTGGAAATCTCAACCTCCTTTTTAATCGTGGCTATAACTTTTCTCCAGAGCGCCCTTACGCCCTGATCGAACCTCTCAAGCAAGGAAAAGTGACCGATATCATCGTTTCAGGTGATTTAACAACAACCTCTTCCCCTACAGAATTCCAACTCGCCGAACAATTCATCGATAAGCTCAAAGAGGAAGGCTTTCAGGTTTACCTGATTCCAGGGAACCACGACCACTACACTAAAAGGGCTCATCGACGCCAACGATTTTACAAACACTTCCCCTCAAAGCACAGCTCCGATTTGCCGTATAACTTAGCAGACCATGGAGTGACGGCCAAAAAGCTCACGCTGGGCTGGTGGCTTGTTCTGATGGATACGACGCTGGCAACGCCTCTCAAGTCTTCAAACGGCTACTTCTCAGAGAAAACTGAAGCTTCTCTTAAAAAACTGCTTCAAGACATCCCCCCTCAAGATAAAGTTCTTCTCGTCAATCACTTCCCTTTCTTTCAACACGATAAACCAAACAGATGGCTCAAACGGGGAACCGTTTTAGAAGAACTCTTACAAAATCAGCCCAAAGTGCAACTCTTTCTCCACGGGCACACTCATCGTCGCTGCGTTGCCGATTTAAGGGAAAATGGCCTGCCCATCATTCTTGATAGTGGATCAACAGCTTATTGCAATGGATCTTGGAACCTCCTTGACATTGAAAAAGACGCATGTAAACTACAAGTCTTTTCCTGGGAAGACGCCAATTGGTCTCACCTCGAAACGCACAATTTTAGGTGGAAAAGTGAGTGA